One window from the genome of Pedobacter schmidteae encodes:
- a CDS encoding C40 family peptidase has protein sequence MKRVPILFCLLFICVFAARSQTTVPVQYQQLVNKMIEQAPANKIPKTESPNRLLEFAKSMLGIRYRSASSSPSRGFDCSGFVNYVFSNFGFKVPRSSREFATSGEAKKLEEAKIGDVILFTGTNSRSRTPGHVGIIYSIDGDEIKFIHSSSGNAKGVTISSLEEGFYKKRFLKVVSIL, from the coding sequence ATGAAAAGAGTCCCTATTCTATTCTGTTTACTATTTATTTGTGTATTTGCGGCCAGATCGCAAACTACAGTTCCTGTTCAATACCAGCAACTGGTAAACAAAATGATAGAACAGGCACCGGCAAATAAAATACCTAAAACCGAATCCCCAAACCGCCTATTGGAATTTGCCAAGTCTATGCTGGGTATCCGCTATAGATCAGCTTCAAGTAGCCCAAGCAGAGGGTTTGACTGCTCGGGCTTTGTAAATTATGTATTCAGTAATTTTGGCTTTAAGGTACCGCGATCATCCAGAGAATTTGCCACAAGTGGCGAGGCCAAAAAGTTAGAAGAGGCAAAGATTGGTGACGTAATTCTATTTACCGGCACCAATAGCAGATCGCGTACGCCGGGCCATGTTGGCATCATCTATTCTATTGATGGTGACGAGATTAAATTCATCCACTCCTCTTCAGGGAATGCAAAAGGAGTTACCATTTCCTCTTTAGAAGAAGGCTTTTACAAAAAGCGTTTTCTAAAAGTGGTGAGCATTTTATAG
- a CDS encoding SDR family oxidoreductase gives MNIVLTGASSGIGFEAALEFTLSKGNKVVCIARSADKLRKLLEIAKGITPDCTLLPVEFDIVNDDYAALVPFLKERLGHIDILINNAGSLINKPFLETNGFDLMNMFESNVLGHFNMIQNLIPLMNKGSHIVNIGSMGGFQGSVKFPGLSAYSASKAALHALTECLAAELLETGIKVNCLALGSAQTEMLEQAFPGYESPVMAFEMGKYVADFARTGHKFFNGKTLPVAVTTP, from the coding sequence ATGAATATTGTATTGACAGGTGCCAGCAGCGGAATTGGTTTTGAAGCTGCTTTAGAATTTACGTTAAGTAAGGGAAACAAAGTTGTCTGCATTGCCCGATCAGCAGATAAGTTGCGCAAATTATTAGAGATAGCCAAAGGTATTACGCCCGATTGCACGCTACTGCCTGTAGAGTTTGATATTGTAAATGATGATTATGCAGCGCTGGTTCCTTTTCTTAAGGAAAGGCTGGGGCACATTGATATCCTGATCAACAATGCAGGTTCGCTGATTAACAAACCTTTTTTAGAAACAAATGGTTTCGACTTAATGAACATGTTCGAAAGCAATGTTCTGGGACATTTTAATATGATCCAAAACCTTATTCCGTTGATGAACAAAGGTAGTCACATCGTAAATATTGGGAGCATGGGTGGCTTTCAGGGAAGCGTAAAATTCCCTGGACTTTCGGCTTACTCGGCCAGCAAAGCAGCCCTGCATGCGTTAACAGAATGCCTTGCTGCTGAGCTTCTGGAAACAGGGATAAAAGTCAATTGTCTGGCACTGGGTTCTGCCCAAACAGAGATGCTTGAACAAGCATTTCCAGGATATGAATCACCCGTTATGGCTTTCGAAATGGGCAAATATGTGGCCGACTTCGCACGCACAGGACATAAGTTTTTTAACGGAAAGACCCTTCCTGTTGCAGTAACAACGCCCTAA
- a CDS encoding aromatic amino acid hydroxylase codes for MSDFNDFNNQQVANLPRHLRQFIVEQHYEKYTPVDQAVWRYVMRQNYSYLKHVAFYPYIKGLQRAGLSIEHIPDLQTMNDNLGKIGWGAVTVDGFIPPAAFMEYQAYRVLVIAADIRQINHIEYTPAPDIIHESAGHAPIIADTDYNNYLSYFGSIGAKAMFSSKDFELYEAIRNLSILKEAVDAPEQEIAKAEKQLQQISENMGEPSEMALLSRLHWWTVEYGLIGTLDDPKIYGAGLLSSIGESSTCMRNDVQKLWYNIDTINYSYDITKPQPQLFVTETFQNLIDVLETFADTMAFRKGGTESIVKAIECKNPATAVYSSGLQVTGIFADMGVDSADELTFIKTTGPSALSVANKQLEGHGKFYHKDGFSSPVGKLKNQTTPLEDFSPSQLTELGIVKDQTVALTFESDIQLTGKVKEILQHEGKIILVSFEDCTVKEGNGNILFQPEWGIYDMAIGQKIVSVFNGAADKDAYEEIIHISDKQTHKVQYDDKTQQLHDIYKTVRQIRENAAGYDQLPALFEELKSTHRHDWLAVMEILEILYHKQLYPDLEKEIRNYLQHKSATETEQTKLINDGLHVIENPVTQLINEED; via the coding sequence ATGAGTGATTTTAATGACTTTAATAATCAGCAGGTAGCTAACCTGCCTAGGCATTTGAGGCAATTTATTGTTGAGCAGCATTATGAAAAATATACCCCGGTAGACCAGGCTGTTTGGCGGTATGTAATGCGCCAGAATTATAGTTATCTAAAGCATGTTGCATTTTATCCTTATATCAAAGGTCTTCAACGTGCAGGTTTAAGTATAGAACATATTCCTGACCTGCAGACCATGAACGATAATCTGGGCAAGATTGGTTGGGGAGCCGTTACCGTAGATGGTTTTATTCCACCTGCAGCTTTCATGGAATATCAGGCTTATCGCGTATTGGTCATCGCTGCCGATATCCGTCAGATTAATCATATTGAATATACCCCGGCCCCGGATATTATTCACGAATCGGCAGGCCATGCTCCCATCATTGCCGATACCGATTATAACAATTACCTAAGCTACTTTGGCTCTATTGGGGCCAAGGCCATGTTCTCGTCCAAAGATTTTGAATTGTATGAGGCCATCCGCAACCTTTCTATATTAAAAGAAGCAGTGGATGCCCCTGAACAGGAAATTGCCAAAGCGGAAAAACAATTACAGCAGATTTCCGAAAATATGGGAGAACCATCTGAAATGGCTTTGTTGAGCCGTTTACATTGGTGGACGGTGGAATATGGTTTAATAGGCACGCTGGATGACCCCAAAATATATGGTGCCGGACTACTTTCTTCTATTGGTGAAAGTTCGACCTGCATGCGTAACGATGTACAAAAACTATGGTATAATATTGATACCATCAATTACAGTTATGACATCACCAAACCGCAACCTCAGCTATTTGTAACCGAAACTTTCCAAAACCTGATTGATGTACTCGAAACTTTTGCCGATACGATGGCATTTAGAAAAGGCGGAACAGAAAGTATTGTAAAAGCCATTGAATGCAAAAATCCTGCTACAGCGGTATATAGCTCGGGCTTACAAGTTACCGGTATTTTTGCCGATATGGGAGTTGACAGTGCAGATGAACTTACTTTTATAAAAACCACAGGTCCTTCGGCGCTTTCTGTTGCCAATAAACAATTGGAAGGTCATGGCAAATTTTATCATAAAGATGGTTTCTCTTCACCCGTTGGTAAATTGAAAAACCAAACAACTCCCCTCGAAGACTTCAGCCCATCGCAGCTGACCGAACTGGGTATTGTAAAAGATCAAACTGTTGCACTTACTTTTGAAAGCGATATTCAACTCACCGGTAAGGTTAAAGAAATACTTCAGCACGAAGGAAAAATCATATTAGTCAGTTTTGAAGACTGCACCGTAAAAGAAGGCAATGGAAATATCCTTTTCCAACCAGAATGGGGTATATATGATATGGCCATTGGCCAGAAAATAGTTTCTGTATTTAACGGTGCTGCGGATAAAGATGCCTATGAAGAAATCATTCACATCAGCGACAAGCAAACCCACAAGGTGCAGTATGATGATAAAACACAGCAACTACATGACATTTATAAAACGGTAAGACAAATCAGGGAAAATGCGGCAGGTTATGATCAATTACCTGCATTATTCGAAGAGCTGAAATCGACTCATCGTCACGATTGGCTGGCGGTGATGGAGATTCTGGAGATTTTATACCACAAGCAATTATACCCGGATTTGGAAAAAGAAATCAGAAACTACCTGCAGCATAAATCCGCTACCGAAACTGAGCAGACAAAATTAATTAACGATGGCTTACACGTTATTGAAAATCCGGTTACACAACTAATAAACGAAGAAGATTAA
- a CDS encoding GtrA family protein, translated as MRKFLLKIIDFFYQPFSRWISLHTFRYIVSGGTTAASGIVIYYITYNWILHQKDVHLNLPPLPGLITAPIAAFIIESVITFFIGFMLNKYLIFTKSNLKGRIQLFRYGSVVVTNILLNYAMLKVLVEAFGFYPTISKIIITTILAVFSYFSQKHFSFKVRK; from the coding sequence ATGCGTAAATTCCTGTTAAAAATAATAGATTTCTTTTATCAGCCATTTTCGCGATGGATATCTCTTCATACTTTCAGGTATATTGTCTCGGGAGGTACAACCGCAGCAAGTGGAATTGTCATCTATTACATTACCTATAACTGGATTTTGCACCAAAAGGATGTACATCTGAATTTGCCACCCTTGCCAGGCTTAATAACAGCTCCTATTGCAGCCTTTATTATCGAGTCGGTCATCACTTTCTTTATTGGCTTTATGCTCAATAAATACCTCATTTTTACCAAGTCAAATTTAAAGGGAAGGATCCAGCTATTTCGTTACGGATCGGTTGTGGTTACCAACATATTACTCAATTATGCGATGCTCAAAGTACTGGTAGAAGCCTTCGGTTTTTATCCAACTATTTCCAAAATTATCATCACCACTATCCTTGCCGTTTTCAGTTATTTCTCCCAAAAACACTTCTCTTTTAAAGTTAGAAAATAA
- a CDS encoding LTA synthase family protein has product MKRKNPIAVNIYLALAYRFLIVLELYTLCRLAFFAFNHSLFRDITFPKYLYMLWGGLKFDVSALIYINAIFILLHVVPIPFKYNDGYQRFCKWLFIISNSIGIMANFADFAYYKYTLKRTTATVFSQFSHEQNKFKLFIDFLSDYWYLFILFAAFIWFFIRLYDMISVKKTVRLKWPAYALQTIAMFAIALVCVTGVRGGWGFGTRPITLSNAGEYVDTPDQMSLVLNTPFCIFRTIKAAKLKPLNYYDEQTLNAIYNPIHQPADTAAFKKLNVVFLIIESLGKEHVGSLNKDLMGGKYKGYTPFIDSLVGESFTFTHTYANGRKSIDALPSVISGIPSVREPFVLSIYSGNKTTSIAKLLSDKGYETAFFHGAPNGSMGFSSYTHLAGIQHYFGQNEYKNTGDSDGTWGIWDDPFMQYMAQTMNTLKQPFFSAFFSLSSHHPFRLPDQYVGKFPKGPLPVQETLGYTDMALRNFFHTASTMPWYKNTLFVLCADHATVSYFPEYQTAPGYYSIPILFYYPGGNLKGKTDKIVQQIDIMPTVLNYLNYDKPYFALGFDAFSNKTDNFVINNNDNAFSFYEGDYLLISDGVVNSALYNLKTDRLTVHNILDKEPQIVEKMQQHLKAFMQQYNNRMINNNLTAK; this is encoded by the coding sequence TTGAAAAGAAAAAATCCTATAGCGGTAAACATATATCTGGCCCTGGCCTACCGCTTTCTGATTGTATTGGAACTCTATACGCTGTGCCGTTTAGCATTTTTTGCTTTTAACCACAGTCTTTTTCGCGATATCACCTTCCCCAAATATCTGTATATGTTATGGGGAGGGTTAAAATTTGACGTGTCGGCACTGATTTATATCAATGCCATCTTTATCCTATTACATGTCGTGCCCATTCCTTTTAAATACAATGATGGGTATCAACGCTTTTGCAAGTGGCTGTTTATCATCAGCAACAGCATTGGCATTATGGCAAACTTTGCCGACTTTGCCTATTACAAATACACCCTAAAAAGAACAACGGCAACGGTTTTCAGCCAGTTTAGCCACGAACAAAACAAGTTCAAACTGTTTATAGACTTCCTGAGCGATTACTGGTATCTGTTTATACTTTTTGCTGCTTTCATTTGGTTTTTTATCCGTCTTTATGACATGATAAGCGTTAAGAAAACAGTCCGTCTGAAATGGCCGGCCTATGCACTGCAGACCATAGCGATGTTTGCCATAGCATTGGTATGCGTTACGGGTGTACGTGGCGGATGGGGATTTGGCACAAGGCCAATTACCTTAAGTAACGCAGGCGAATATGTAGACACTCCAGATCAGATGAGTCTGGTGCTGAATACGCCTTTTTGCATATTCCGCACAATAAAAGCCGCAAAACTGAAGCCCTTAAATTATTACGATGAGCAAACCTTAAATGCCATTTACAACCCCATTCATCAACCGGCTGATACGGCAGCATTTAAAAAGCTCAATGTAGTCTTTCTGATTATTGAAAGTCTGGGAAAAGAGCACGTAGGTAGTCTAAACAAAGATCTGATGGGCGGAAAATATAAAGGCTATACCCCATTTATTGATTCGCTGGTTGGCGAAAGCTTCACCTTTACACACACCTATGCCAATGGGCGCAAATCCATAGATGCTCTCCCTTCTGTCATCTCGGGTATTCCTTCTGTAAGAGAACCTTTTGTACTTTCGATTTATTCGGGCAATAAAACCACAAGCATTGCCAAGCTATTGAGCGACAAAGGATATGAAACCGCCTTTTTTCATGGTGCACCAAATGGTTCCATGGGTTTTTCTTCTTATACCCACCTTGCCGGCATCCAGCATTATTTCGGACAAAACGAGTATAAAAACACCGGTGATTCGGATGGTACCTGGGGAATTTGGGATGATCCTTTTATGCAGTACATGGCACAGACGATGAACACGTTGAAACAGCCTTTCTTTTCAGCATTTTTCTCTTTGTCTTCTCACCATCCATTCAGGTTACCGGATCAGTATGTAGGAAAATTCCCTAAGGGTCCGCTTCCGGTACAGGAAACCCTGGGCTATACCGACATGGCCCTTCGTAATTTCTTTCACACCGCCTCTACCATGCCTTGGTACAAAAATACCTTGTTTGTTTTATGTGCCGATCATGCTACAGTGTCGTATTTTCCGGAATATCAAACCGCACCAGGTTACTATTCCATTCCCATTCTTTTCTATTACCCCGGTGGAAATTTAAAAGGCAAAACAGATAAAATAGTGCAGCAGATAGACATTATGCCTACCGTTTTAAACTATCTGAATTATGATAAGCCTTATTTTGCATTGGGTTTTGATGCCTTCAGCAACAAAACAGATAACTTTGTCATCAATAATAACGACAATGCCTTTAGTTTTTACGAAGGCGATTATCTGCTCATCAGCGACGGCGTTGTAAATAGTGCCTTATACAATTTAAAAACCGACAGGCTAACAGTGCACAATATCCTTGACAAAGAACCTCAGATTGTTGAAAAGATGCAGCAACACCTCAAGGCATTTATGCAACAGTACAACAACCGAATGATTAACAACAACCTAACGGCGAAATAA